A stretch of Fusibacter sp. A1 DNA encodes these proteins:
- a CDS encoding ABC transporter ATP-binding protein codes for MEIFRHIKDLLKQNIWRYALGVLLLIVIDAFQLVPPWIIGRIVDKLVAKDLPNDFLLLMVVTILALELVIAVCRYFWRVLITGGSREIETAIRQRFFGHLEKLSLDYYINNKTGDLMARATNDLNSVRMAFGPGVIMITDAIFLTLTTVTIMATQIDARLTFYALIPLPILAVIIAVLGPLIQRRHKKVSEAFSTISERAREAFTGIRIIKTFVRERAIVDEFNKDNHQMLKRNLQLVSVWGFMFPMIGFIASTSVVLAIYFGGQTVLSGHITIGEFVTFVTYLGLLTWPFMAIGWVINVLQRGVASLKRINDILDAKPDINDDESNEEVTRLFGDIELKDLSFTYPNDAIPMLKHLSFKVKRGQTLAILGRTGSGKTTLANLLIRLYNAPRGTLFIDGHDIRNIPLKLLRDHIGYVPQNNFLFSQSIKENIAITDDDTKLKKVTHYAKLANIGAEIESLPNGYDTMLGERGVNLSGGQKQRISIARSLIKNPDLVILDDALSAVDTKTEESILTHLKSELKDKTAIIIAHRISSIKHADQIIVLDNGYLSQIGTHDELLSQDGFYRELFEKQQLEERIASYDA; via the coding sequence ATGGAAATTTTTAGACACATCAAAGACTTACTGAAACAAAACATTTGGCGCTACGCCCTCGGAGTCTTGCTGCTTATCGTCATCGACGCCTTTCAGCTTGTTCCACCCTGGATTATCGGACGCATTGTCGATAAGCTGGTGGCAAAGGATCTGCCAAACGACTTCTTGCTGCTGATGGTAGTGACCATCCTTGCGCTTGAACTTGTCATCGCCGTTTGTAGATATTTCTGGAGAGTCCTGATCACAGGCGGTTCTAGAGAAATCGAAACAGCGATCAGACAACGCTTTTTCGGTCATTTGGAAAAGCTATCTCTTGATTATTACATCAATAACAAGACAGGCGACCTTATGGCACGTGCCACAAACGATCTGAATTCTGTGCGCATGGCATTTGGACCAGGCGTCATCATGATCACCGATGCGATCTTCTTGACGCTTACGACAGTGACCATCATGGCTACGCAGATCGACGCACGACTTACGTTTTACGCACTTATACCACTTCCGATTCTAGCGGTAATCATCGCTGTTCTCGGTCCACTGATTCAAAGGCGTCACAAAAAAGTGAGCGAAGCCTTTTCAACAATCAGCGAAAGAGCCCGCGAAGCCTTCACCGGCATCAGGATCATCAAGACCTTCGTACGCGAGCGAGCGATAGTGGACGAGTTCAATAAGGATAACCACCAGATGCTAAAGCGCAACTTGCAGCTTGTATCGGTTTGGGGATTCATGTTCCCAATGATCGGTTTCATCGCATCGACAAGTGTCGTGCTTGCTATCTATTTTGGCGGTCAGACTGTATTGAGCGGCCACATCACCATTGGCGAATTTGTAACTTTTGTCACTTATTTAGGACTGCTCACTTGGCCTTTTATGGCAATCGGATGGGTCATCAACGTTTTACAACGTGGTGTCGCGTCCCTAAAGAGGATCAACGATATTCTTGACGCCAAACCTGACATCAACGACGATGAGTCCAACGAAGAGGTTACCCGCCTATTCGGAGACATCGAACTTAAAGACCTTAGTTTTACATACCCAAATGACGCCATACCTATGCTGAAACATTTAAGTTTTAAAGTAAAACGCGGACAGACGCTCGCGATTCTCGGCCGAACCGGTTCTGGAAAAACGACGCTTGCCAATCTTTTGATCAGGCTATACAACGCACCGCGCGGAACCTTGTTTATCGACGGACACGATATCAGAAACATTCCGCTTAAGTTGCTGCGTGACCACATCGGTTACGTACCGCAAAACAACTTCCTGTTTTCGCAGTCGATTAAGGAAAACATTGCCATTACAGACGATGACACAAAACTGAAAAAAGTGACGCACTACGCGAAGCTGGCTAACATCGGTGCTGAGATCGAGTCTCTTCCCAACGGGTATGACACAATGTTAGGTGAGCGTGGAGTGAATCTGTCCGGCGGACAGAAGCAGCGTATTTCAATTGCGAGATCGCTGATTAAGAATCCTGACCTTGTGATTCTCGACGATGCGCTTTCTGCTGTGGACACCAAAACCGAAGAATCGATCCTGACCCACCTAAAATCGGAACTCAAGGATAAGACGGCCATCATCATCGCCCATAGAATCTCTTCGATAAAACATGCGGACCAGATCATCGTGCTTGATAACGGATATTTGTCCCAAATCGGCACACATGACGAACTTTTAAGCCAGGATGGCTTCTATCGTGAACTGTTTGAAAAACAACAACTCGAAGAACGCATCGCTAGCTATGACGCTTAA